Proteins from a single region of Anthonomus grandis grandis chromosome 18, icAntGran1.3, whole genome shotgun sequence:
- the LOC126746741 gene encoding uncharacterized protein LOC126746741: protein MDKISAKKCPCGNICEYFNCGNSRRNSTVRMFRFPVKLKDICNQWILNSGNAKLAGVPVESLRGKYICRNHFNNEDFRTETQKYLKCNAVPQNYTAFFSSPFASDSEKTLKVQTPKRKYTAAVL, encoded by the exons atggataaaataagTGCTAAAAAATGTCCATGTGGAAATatatgtgaatattttaattgtggCAATTCACGCAGAAATTCTACCGTTAGGATGTTTAGGTTTCCAGTGAAACTTAAGGACATTTGCAATCAATGGATATTAAATTCGG gaaacgCTAAGTTGGCTGGAGTTCCAGTTGAAAGCTTACGTGGTAAATACATTTGTAGAAACCATTTCAACAATGAGGACTTCCGGACAGAAAcccaaaaatatcttaaatgtaATGCAGTTCCTCAAAACTATACTGCTTTCTTTAGCAGCCCTTTTGCTTCAGATAGCGAGAAAACTTTAAAGGTGCAGActccaaaaagaaaatatactgCAG CGGTTCTATAA
- the LOC126746740 gene encoding uncharacterized protein LOC126746740 isoform X1 — translation MIRLNVFSVFIIVNLRSVAYGLSVNTSSDVILASDSDSSLGLIPLDYYDEEDYEEDFAVKASAVCQINIRDLPQRKPLLRNPRTQRILLPDQAGSSVITLRAGEHMEIDCPGSNIVVDSSLTIGEIADAQCVSGTTLRIQNRVVDFGSVVCSRRVASVARYTNAACWNRRGREVEVGFLFTDGHFIQEMTTCFDPVSRDVYYSLFDLLHQIGDQNTGGTRPGWTEGTFYNLGVRLDNLYPNAPQRITINRLVGLPDESTKYVQPTGNYYLARGHFTARADYIYYAQQEATFHYINSVPQWQTFNGFNWAYFEANVRQYAARTGLDLVVMTGGYNISTLPHESTGRPVELYLFADGGSRAMPIPAQFWKVVYSPSTQAGVAVLGLNNPFIQDVRRELICPDIADQLTWLTFDRTLIHRGYMYACTIANLRRVIPEIPNYRVTRILN, via the exons ATGATACGTTTGAACGTTTTTAgcgtttttattattgttaatttaagaTCAGTTGCTTATGGATTAAGTGTAAACACTAGTTCGGATGTAATACTAGCAAGTGATAGTGATAGCAGCCTTGGACTAATACCTTTGGACTATTATGATGAAGAAGACTATGAAGAAGACTTTGCTGTAAAAGCAAGTG cagtatgtcaaataaatatcaGAGATTTACCACAAAGGAAGCCTTTACTAAGAAACCCAAGAACTCAGCGGATCTTACTGCCGGATCAAGCTGGATCAAGTGTAATTACCCTACGTGCTGGTGAACATATGGAAATCGATTGTCCTGGAAGTAATATTGTTGTAGATTCATCCCTAACAATAGGAGAA ATTGCAGATGCACAATGTGTCTCAGGGACCACCCTTCGCATCCAAAACCGAGTTGTTGATTTTGGTTCGGTGGTGTGTTCGAGAAGAGTTGCGAGTGTTGCGCGATATACGAACGCAGCATGCTGGAACAGACGTGGACGAGAAGTTGAAGTTGGATTTctg TTCACCGATGGCCATTTCATCCAAGAAATGACCACGTGCTTCGACCCAGTCTCTCGGGACGTGTATTACTCCCTATTCGACCTCCTACACCAAATAGGGGACCAAAATACCGGCGGAACCAGACCAGGTTGGACCGAAGGAACTTTTTACAATTTAGGGGTCCGTTTGGACAATTTGTATCCCAATGCACCCCAAAGGATCACCATCAATAGACTCGTGGGTCTACCAGACGAGAGTACCAAATACGTACAACCCACCG GTAATTATTACTTAGCAAGGGGTCACTTTACAGCCAGAGCTGACTACATATACTATGCCCAACAAGAGGCTACGTTCCATTATATTAATTCAGTGCCACAATGGCAAACTTTCAACGGGTTTAATTGGGCTTATTTTGAAGCGAACGTTCGACAATACGCTGCCAGAACTGGTCTGGATTTGGTAGTAATGACAG GCGGATACAACATTTCGACCCTTCCTCACGAATCAACTGGTCGGCCAGTAGAACTCTACCTCTTTGCAGATGGTGGTTCCAGAGCTATGCCAATACCAGCGCAGTTCTGGAAAGTGGTCTACAGTCCATCTACGCAAGCGGGTGTAGCAGTATTGGGGCTAAACAATCCTTTTATCCAGGATGTTCGTCGAGAACTTATTTGTCCAGACATAGCTGATCAACTGACCTGGCTCACCTTCGATAGAACCCTTATCCATAGAGGGTATATGTATGCCTGCACCATTGCTAACTTGAGAAGGGTCATCCCGGAAATACCGAATTATCGTGTTAcgagaatattaaattaa
- the LOC126746740 gene encoding uncharacterized protein LOC126746740 isoform X2: MIRLNVFSVFIIVNLRSVAYGLSVNTSSDVILASDSDSSLGLIPLDYYDEEDYEEDFAVKASVCQINIRDLPQRKPLLRNPRTQRILLPDQAGSSVITLRAGEHMEIDCPGSNIVVDSSLTIGEIADAQCVSGTTLRIQNRVVDFGSVVCSRRVASVARYTNAACWNRRGREVEVGFLFTDGHFIQEMTTCFDPVSRDVYYSLFDLLHQIGDQNTGGTRPGWTEGTFYNLGVRLDNLYPNAPQRITINRLVGLPDESTKYVQPTGNYYLARGHFTARADYIYYAQQEATFHYINSVPQWQTFNGFNWAYFEANVRQYAARTGLDLVVMTGGYNISTLPHESTGRPVELYLFADGGSRAMPIPAQFWKVVYSPSTQAGVAVLGLNNPFIQDVRRELICPDIADQLTWLTFDRTLIHRGYMYACTIANLRRVIPEIPNYRVTRILN; encoded by the exons ATGATACGTTTGAACGTTTTTAgcgtttttattattgttaatttaagaTCAGTTGCTTATGGATTAAGTGTAAACACTAGTTCGGATGTAATACTAGCAAGTGATAGTGATAGCAGCCTTGGACTAATACCTTTGGACTATTATGATGAAGAAGACTATGAAGAAGACTTTGCTGTAAAAGCAAGTG tatgtcaaataaatatcaGAGATTTACCACAAAGGAAGCCTTTACTAAGAAACCCAAGAACTCAGCGGATCTTACTGCCGGATCAAGCTGGATCAAGTGTAATTACCCTACGTGCTGGTGAACATATGGAAATCGATTGTCCTGGAAGTAATATTGTTGTAGATTCATCCCTAACAATAGGAGAA ATTGCAGATGCACAATGTGTCTCAGGGACCACCCTTCGCATCCAAAACCGAGTTGTTGATTTTGGTTCGGTGGTGTGTTCGAGAAGAGTTGCGAGTGTTGCGCGATATACGAACGCAGCATGCTGGAACAGACGTGGACGAGAAGTTGAAGTTGGATTTctg TTCACCGATGGCCATTTCATCCAAGAAATGACCACGTGCTTCGACCCAGTCTCTCGGGACGTGTATTACTCCCTATTCGACCTCCTACACCAAATAGGGGACCAAAATACCGGCGGAACCAGACCAGGTTGGACCGAAGGAACTTTTTACAATTTAGGGGTCCGTTTGGACAATTTGTATCCCAATGCACCCCAAAGGATCACCATCAATAGACTCGTGGGTCTACCAGACGAGAGTACCAAATACGTACAACCCACCG GTAATTATTACTTAGCAAGGGGTCACTTTACAGCCAGAGCTGACTACATATACTATGCCCAACAAGAGGCTACGTTCCATTATATTAATTCAGTGCCACAATGGCAAACTTTCAACGGGTTTAATTGGGCTTATTTTGAAGCGAACGTTCGACAATACGCTGCCAGAACTGGTCTGGATTTGGTAGTAATGACAG GCGGATACAACATTTCGACCCTTCCTCACGAATCAACTGGTCGGCCAGTAGAACTCTACCTCTTTGCAGATGGTGGTTCCAGAGCTATGCCAATACCAGCGCAGTTCTGGAAAGTGGTCTACAGTCCATCTACGCAAGCGGGTGTAGCAGTATTGGGGCTAAACAATCCTTTTATCCAGGATGTTCGTCGAGAACTTATTTGTCCAGACATAGCTGATCAACTGACCTGGCTCACCTTCGATAGAACCCTTATCCATAGAGGGTATATGTATGCCTGCACCATTGCTAACTTGAGAAGGGTCATCCCGGAAATACCGAATTATCGTGTTAcgagaatattaaattaa